From Acidobacteriota bacterium:
CGGGCGGGTGGTGGCGCTCTGCGCCCAGTCGCTGGAGTCGGTGCGCATCCTTTTCAACTCCGCCAACCGCCAATACCCGAACGGCCTGGCCAACTCCAGCGGAGTGCTGGGCCACTACCTCATGGACCACATTTCAGGTGGCGGCGCCAGCGGAGAACTACCGCAACTTACTGGCAAGCCCACACTCAACAGTCCTAACCGCCCTGACGGCATCTACGTGATCCGGTTTCGAAATACGCACAACGGGTCCAGGTTCGGGAAGTTTCTACGCGGATATGGATTCCAGGGCGGTGGTGGAGTGAAATTCAACCTCGACGCCCCCGGCTTCGGCGAATCCTTCAAAAAGGCCATTCAGGACCCTGTTGTATCAGTTAGTCTGGGAGGCTTCGGGGAGTGTTTGGCGAGCTGGGACAACTATGCGGAGATTAATCCGAACGTCGTGGATACTTATGGGATTCCCGTTCTGAATTTCCATATGAAATACGGAGAGAACGAATACGCCATGCTGAAGGACATGGCCGAGTCTGCGGCCGAAATGCTGGAGACAACTGGCGCAAAGAACATTCATCTCAGCGAGCGCGCCGACGGACCAGGATGGGCTATTCACGAAGTGGGGGTAGCGCGCATGGGCGACAATCCCCGCGCCTCCGTGCTCAACCAGTTTCAACAGAGCCACGACGTCAGGAACATCTTTGTTCTAGACGGAGCGGGGTTCACTTCTACAGCCTGCCAGAACCCGACCCTTACCATCATGGCGCTTTGTGTCCGTTCATGCGATCACCTGATGCAGGAATTAAAGCGCGGGAATGTTTAAGAGCGGTACCAAATCCATTCAGGCTCCACGGGCAAACAATTACCTGCGGGATTCACGAATGTAACTGCAGACAGGATGGTAACGTCTAAGGGTAGGATAATCAGCCGTTTTTGCTTGATGGGGTGCGGCGAAGCGGGTTCCACTTGAAAGGGGCGGACATGATCCGGATAAGGAAAAGTGCGGCGGAAGCCGCAATCGGGCTTTCATCTGTTTTTCTTTTGCTGACAATTACGGTGAGTGGGCCACAAACGTGGGCGCAAACCGGGCCGGGGCCTATGGAGCAACCCAGCCAA
This genomic window contains:
- a CDS encoding GMC family oxidoreductase — encoded protein: GRVVALCAQSLESVRILFNSANRQYPNGLANSSGVLGHYLMDHISGGGASGELPQLTGKPTLNSPNRPDGIYVIRFRNTHNGSRFGKFLRGYGFQGGGGVKFNLDAPGFGESFKKAIQDPVVSVSLGGFGECLASWDNYAEINPNVVDTYGIPVLNFHMKYGENEYAMLKDMAESAAEMLETTGAKNIHLSERADGPGWAIHEVGVARMGDNPRASVLNQFQQSHDVRNIFVLDGAGFTSTACQNPTLTIMALCVRSCDHLMQELKRGNV